A stretch of the Polynucleobacter tropicus genome encodes the following:
- a CDS encoding GNAT family N-acetyltransferase, protein MKESGQFHLEILSKISDVTAPEWNGLLAEDSGPFLKHEFLSSLEETGCVGNNTGWQIAHLVLKLDNEIVGAMPLYLKQHSYGEYVFDWSWAQAYEQQGMNYYPKVLCAIPFTPVQGSRLLSKPEMNKELIYSKLISGLKSLVINNELSSAHILFPRKDELEILNEQGFLLRDSIQFHWHNQGYQSFEQFLSSLTMKRRKNIRREREFVARHNISFRHISGRESTDQDWEFFYACYANTYYEHQSQPYLNEAFFKLWAKRLPENIHLIVSERNGAPIASSLLVVDTLMSKAYGRYWGALEHVPLLHFETAYYQAIEFCIAANIQAFEGGAQGEHKMARGFLPTTIQSAHFIKDPRFAKAVEHFLGREHQGIEAYVDELAEHNPLKSSKVL, encoded by the coding sequence GTGAAAGAGTCTGGGCAGTTTCATCTCGAAATACTCTCCAAGATATCTGATGTAACAGCGCCAGAATGGAATGGCCTACTTGCAGAAGATTCGGGTCCTTTCCTAAAGCATGAGTTTCTATCCTCGCTTGAAGAGACAGGTTGTGTTGGCAACAATACTGGATGGCAAATCGCCCATCTTGTTTTGAAATTGGATAACGAAATTGTCGGTGCAATGCCACTCTATTTAAAGCAACATTCTTATGGCGAGTATGTGTTTGATTGGTCATGGGCGCAGGCTTATGAGCAGCAAGGCATGAACTATTACCCCAAAGTTCTTTGCGCTATTCCTTTTACACCTGTTCAGGGCTCACGCCTGCTATCTAAACCAGAAATGAATAAAGAGCTAATTTATTCAAAACTGATTTCGGGACTGAAATCCTTGGTGATAAACAATGAGCTATCTTCAGCACACATCTTATTTCCCCGAAAGGATGAGCTTGAGATACTGAATGAGCAAGGATTTTTACTAAGAGACTCCATTCAGTTTCATTGGCATAACCAGGGCTATCAATCTTTTGAGCAATTTTTATCTTCACTCACCATGAAGAGACGCAAGAATATACGTCGCGAGCGCGAGTTTGTTGCAAGACACAATATTTCATTTAGGCATATCTCTGGGAGAGAATCCACTGACCAAGATTGGGAATTTTTCTACGCTTGTTATGCAAACACCTATTATGAGCATCAATCACAACCCTACCTCAATGAAGCATTCTTTAAGCTTTGGGCTAAAAGACTCCCAGAAAATATACATTTGATTGTGTCCGAGAGAAATGGTGCTCCAATTGCATCCTCATTGCTCGTTGTAGACACGTTGATGTCGAAAGCATATGGTCGTTATTGGGGTGCGCTTGAGCATGTTCCTCTTTTGCATTTTGAAACTGCCTACTATCAAGCAATTGAATTTTGCATTGCTGCGAATATTCAAGCCTTTGAGGGTGGTGCACAAGGCGAACATAAGATGGCGCGTGGGTTCCTGCCAACTACGATTCAATCCGCACATTTCATAAAAGACCCTAGATTTGCTAAGGCTGTTGAGCATTTCTTAGGAAGAGAGCATCAAGGTATAGAGGCTTATGTGGACGAGCTTGCTGAGCATAATCCACTGAAATCGTCTAAAGTACTCTAA
- a CDS encoding DUF1289 domain-containing protein — protein MNSESNPPTQQDGSHSLSTGDDESDSPCIGICTTLYDEICQGCGRTLNEVSNWVFFSDEEKASVWKRIREDGTAMRFQRQLKENKPT, from the coding sequence ATGAATTCTGAAAGCAATCCCCCCACCCAACAAGACGGCTCACACTCCCTCTCAACCGGAGATGATGAGTCTGATTCACCTTGCATTGGGATTTGCACTACTCTTTATGATGAGATTTGCCAGGGATGCGGACGAACTCTTAATGAAGTAAGTAACTGGGTGTTTTTTTCTGATGAAGAGAAGGCATCGGTGTGGAAGCGTATCCGCGAAGACGGTACAGCTATGCGCTTTCAGCGCCAGCTCAAAGAAAATAAGCCCACTTGA